The following is a genomic window from Pedosphaera parvula Ellin514.
TTATACGTTTTCTCAGAGTCTCGAGGTTGCCTCGACTATTGCCGAGGTGAAGATTGGTCATTGGGCTGTGACTGCAGCGCACCACAACGTGGCTGGCCGAGCCATCGACCACGACGACACGGAGGTCGCAAGCCTGTCCATTAAGGCCCGCTTTGGGCAGCCATTGCTCAACGTGCACACGCTGATGGCAAAGTGCGTCCACCAGTGGCGCAACTTCCGCAATAGAATCGTAGCGTTTTATTTTAATGGAATTGTAGAGGCGCAGATTACCTTCGTTGCGAACCATCTCCACGGAAGTATAAGCGACTATTTGATTTCGATTGGTGGCCAGAGCAACGACGCCTGAGGCACTGGAGCCGTGAGCTGGCTTTATAAAGACGCGTGGAAGGCCGGCTTCACGCATAGCGTGCAACAATTGCTCGAAGTTATGTACTGGGGGGAGGGCGCACGGAACCGGGACATCGTTTTCGAAAAGATGAGTGTGGCACCGGCGTTTGTCGAACATGATCGCAATGTCTGCCGGTGCGTTCATGACTTGGTGCGGAGGGCAGGTGGCAAGCTGCGTTTCAATGCTTTGCAACGCAGCCCGAAATCCCAGATACCATTGGCGTGAATGGCGGATGAGACCTGGATCGAGAGTTAAGGATTCGACTTCAGATTTGGAGAGCAGCGTCGAGTTCCCCTCCACTTCCCCTGCATCGGCACCGAGCGCCAGCAATCGCTTTTCAACTTTAAAGTTTTCCCCTGGCGATTCGATGCGCAATATGGCGTCTGGTTCGACAATTTCCGAGAGATGAACCCGTCCGGTGAGAAAATCAATCCACGAGATCAGTGTTGCTGCTGGAAAATCGAGTCGAGCCAATGCCTGCTGAAAGAATTGAACCCGGCGATTCTCAAGGTTGCCGAGAATGATAAAGCGCTGTGCTGGAGCAGTCGCTTTCACTTTAGTTATTCTCCGACTTCGATATAGCGGTAAGTTTCCTCACCATACTTATGCGCCTCCTGTATGTCGCTGATGTCCACTTGGGGGCCAAGTTGCTGAAGTTTGGCAACTCTATCTGGAGAAATAAAATGGTGGTGGAGATCCAGCTTTTTGAGCCGTTTCAGGGTAGGGGAAGCGAGCAATGCATCGGCACCTTCATTGGACAAGTTTCCCATGGATAAATCGAGAGTTTCAATTCGTTGGACAATGGGGGCGTTCGCTACTGCGGATGCCACCTGATCAGCCATTGCACTATCGCGCAGCCCAAGATAACGAAGGTTGGGAAACAATCTGCCGGAAAGGATTGGTTCGAGATCAGCCACGGTCGCATCGCCTCCGTAGTTCTCCTCGCCCAGCCAAAGTTCCAGATGTTCGAGTGCAGGGAATTCAGATTGGAAGACCTCACGAAGAGTTGCTGCGGGCAGTCCTCCGCATTGGATAATCAGCGATTTTAGTTCGCTGTGTTTTGCCGGGCCAATTTTGAGTCCGTCGCTACCGCGCACGCCCAAGTGTTGCAATCGAGGATAAGCCCTAAACAGAGGGGTTACATCCGCCTGGTGGAGCCAGGAAATTTCACACTCCTCATAGGTTATATCCCCGATGAAAAGCGCTTGAACGTTCGGCAGTGCGGTTGCTCCCATGGCGAGGTTGACAATGAC
Proteins encoded in this region:
- a CDS encoding STM4014 family protein; this translates as MKATAPAQRFIILGNLENRRVQFFQQALARLDFPAATLISWIDFLTGRVHLSEIVEPDAILRIESPGENFKVEKRLLALGADAGEVEGNSTLLSKSEVESLTLDPGLIRHSRQWYLGFRAALQSIETQLATCPPHQVMNAPADIAIMFDKRRCHTHLFENDVPVPCALPPVHNFEQLLHAMREAGLPRVFIKPAHGSSASGVVALATNRNQIVAYTSVEMVRNEGNLRLYNSIKIKRYDSIAEVAPLVDALCHQRVHVEQWLPKAGLNGQACDLRVVVVDGSASHVVVRCSHSPMTNLHLGNSRGNLETLRKRINPEHWRSALQSCERALAAFPHSHYAGVDLLISNNFKHHAVLEMNAFGDLLPNILHDGHDTYEREIITFTRQAQPAFA
- a CDS encoding STM4015 family protein encodes the protein MPISDLLDNFAGFTVRDFDPKSGLQDTTNTIYRIRQDPESTPPPKQSKGILGGIFGKNQPAPSPSTTPWEALLADPKCSELKGIVYGYWFKDFDMEKTSEDVIVNLAMGATALPNVQALFIGDITYEECEISWLHQADVTPLFRAYPRLQHLGVRGSDGLKIGPAKHSELKSLIIQCGGLPAATLREVFQSEFPALEHLELWLGEENYGGDATVADLEPILSGRLFPNLRYLGLRDSAMADQVASAVANAPIVQRIETLDLSMGNLSNEGADALLASPTLKRLKKLDLHHHFISPDRVAKLQQLGPQVDISDIQEAHKYGEETYRYIEVGE